The following are encoded in a window of Amblyraja radiata isolate CabotCenter1 chromosome 7, sAmbRad1.1.pri, whole genome shotgun sequence genomic DNA:
- the c7h2orf76 gene encoding UPF0538 protein C2orf76 homolog: protein MSSEKITVTVRLVRSFEHRNFKPVVYHDVNVNQSVKEFLSFLQNDVSSKPGLPPPFTKYTYDTLKIIHQAHGAKTNDLVVSLDNDDQLILKETSTLKEAGVAHETEMAYFKKEDYETYKTNPVVIW from the exons ATGTCGTCTGAAAAAATAACTGTTACTGTTAGGCTGGTTCGTTCTTTCGAGCATCGCAATTTCAAACCCGTAGTCTACCATGATGTTAATGTTAATCAATCTGTAAAGGAATTCCTTTCCTTTCTCCAGAATG ATGTATCTTCAAAGCCTGGGCTTCCCCCACCATTTACGAAGTACACATATG atacattaaagattattcaccaagcacATGGGGCAAAG ACAAATGATCTTGTTGTAAGTTTGGATAATGATGACCAACTTATATTAAAGGAGACAAGCACACTGAAAGAAGCAGGAGTGG CCCATGAAACTGAAATGGCTTACTTTAAAAAGGAAGATTATGAAACATACAAAACGAACCCTGTAGTTATCTGGTGA